DNA sequence from the Streptomyces tsukubensis genome:
CGCGACGAACTGCCGCAACTGCGCCGCACTGCGCTCGCGCGTCTCGAACGCCGACTCCACCTGGTGCAGCATCGCGTTCAGCGCCGTCCGCAGCTGTTCGATCTCCCCGACCGGATGCCGGCCCGGCGGGACCCGCCGGGTCAGATCGCCCTCCGCGATGGCCGACGCCGTCTCCACCATGTGCTCCAGCGGACGCACCAGATGCTTCGTGCTCATCATCGTGGCCAGCGCGAGCAGGACCAGCAGCACCGCCCCGGCTGCGGCGTCGACCTTCAGCGCCCGGCGGGTCGCGTCCTTCAGGGACTCGACGTCGGAGGCGAAGAGCAGCAGGGAATCGTCCGGGAGCCGGGCGGCGACGACCCGGTAGTCGGCGCCCGCGACCTCCACTCCGACGACCTTCTTCTCCGCGGCGAGCCCGGCCGGGTCCTGCACGGCCGCCGCCAGATCCAGCTGCCGGCCGGTCGGCGGGTGCCGGGCGAACTTCGTGGGCCGCAGCCCGGGGTCCAGCGCCACCAGAACGGTGTTCGGCACCGGCAGCAGGGAACTCGACTTCCCGGCCCCGGCCACATGCTCCAGCAGGGTCGACATCTCCTGGAACGATTCGATCTCCGCCTGGGTGAGACCGGTGCTCAGAATGGCCTCCCGGCCTGCCATCAGCTCCTGGTCGACCCGCTGGAGCAGATAGTGCTGCATCGCCAGCAGGCTGACCCCGGTCGCCACCACCACCCCGATCAGCAGCAGGCAGAGCGTGACCTTGGTCAGCTGGGTGCGCAGGGAGTGCCGCCAATCGCGCCCGGCCCCGGCCCGGCCCCGGCCCGGCCGCCGGCCGGCGGCCCACCCCCGGACCCGCGCCGGATGCTGTATCCGCTCCCACTGGTCCTCTTCGGGTCCGGTCCTCATGCGAGCCCGTATCCGAGACCGCGCCGCGTGGTGATCAACGGCGGTCCGAGCGGGGCCAGTTTCCGCCGCAGATAGCTGATGTACGTCTCGACCACCGTCGACTCCGCCGGATGCTCGTACTGCCACACATGCCGCAGCAACTGCTCCTTGGGCACCACACGCCCCGCGTTGCGCACCAGAAACCGCAGCAGGGCGTACTCGGTCGGGGTCAGCCGGACCGTGAGATCGCCGCGCCGGACCGTGTACGTGGTCTCGTCCAGCTCCAGATCCCGGTAGCGCAGCGGCGGCGGCACCGGCAGCAGATCGGCGGGCCGGGTCCGGCGCAGTACGGCCCCGATCCGGGCGACGACCTCGTCGACGTTGAACGGTTTGGTGATGTAGTCGTCGCCGTACCGCAGCGCCCCCACGATCTCCGCGGACGCGTCACGGGCGGTGAGGAAGAGCACCGCCGTCTCCGGGCAGCGGGCGCGCAGCTCGCCGCCGAAGGTCCGGCCGTCGCCGTCCGGCAGCATCACGTCGAGCAGGGCCGCGTCGGGCCGGGTCCGTTCGGTCAGCTGCCGGGCCTGCCGGAGGCTGCCCGCCGCCATCACGGCGAATCCGTGGTGGCGCAGGGCGATCGACAGGACGTCGGCGATGCCCGGTTCGTCCTCCAGGACCAGCACGGTCGCCCCGCCCACCGCCCCCGTCCGCTGCGCGTTCATGCCCGTACGCCCCCTTCCGCCGGTACCAACCGCCCTCAGTATCGGCGCGCACGGCCCCCGGCGGGGCCGCACAAGCTTGGAGTTACTTGAGAGTCGGGCCCGTACACCGCCGCGGGCCCGCGGTCCGGCCGATGCTGAAGCCACCCGGGGGACCGACCGCGGGACAGCGGAACAGCAGGACGACGGAACGGCGGAGGGAAGAACATCGTGGAGTCTCTGGCGCGCTGGTGCTACCGGCACAGGCTGGTGGTTCTGGTGCTGTGGGTGGTGGCGCTGCTCGGCCCGGGAGTGCTGAGCAGTATGAAGGGGTCGGACTACACCAACGACTTCAGCCTCCCGGACACCGACTCCCGCCGGGCGTACGACCTGATGGTCTCCGCGTTCCCGCATGCTTCGGGCGACCCGACGACGATCGTCTGGCGCACCGACGAGGGCTCGGCCCGCGATCCCGAGGTACGGGGGAAGCTGGAGCCCGTGCTCACGGAGATCGCGGGCATGAAGGGCATCGGCAGGGTCGTCAGCCCCTACACCCCGGCCGGGGCGAACGCGATCAGTGCGGACGGCCGGTCCGCGTACGCCACCGTCGTGTTCACGGAGCGCGCCGAGCAGGTGCCGAAGGAACTCGTCGAAGCCGTCATGGAGCGGGCCGAGGACGCCCGCGGCGACGGGCTGCGGGTCGAACTCGGCGGCCAGCCCATCGTGCACGCGGCCGGACCGCCGGGCGGCACGGCCGAGCTGGTCGGCATCGTGGCCGCCGCGATCGTGCTCTTCCTCGCCTTCGGTTCGCTGTTCGCGATGCTGCTGCCGCTGGTCACCGCCCTGTTCGGGGTCGGCATCGGGCTGATACTCACCGGGCTGATCAGCAACGGCACCGAGCTGGCGACCGTCGCACCGCTGATCGGCTCCCTCGTCGGGCTCGGCGTCGGTATCGACTACGCCCTCTTCATCGTGACCCGGCACCGGCGGGGGCTGCTGAACGGGCGGTCGCCGGAGGAATCGGCGGTGACCGCGCTCAACACCTCAGGCCGGGCCGTGCTGTTCGCGGGCGCCACGGTCTGCATCGCCCTCGCCGGAATGCTGGTCACCGGAATCGGCTTCCTCAACGGCATCGTCATCGCCGCGTCCCTGACGGTGGTGCTGAGCGTGCTGGCCGCCGTCACGCTGCTGCCCGCGCTGCTGGGGCTGCTCGGTATCCGGGTGCTCAGCCGCAAGCAGCGGCGGGCGCTGCAGAACACCGCGGCCGCCGGTGCCCCGCCCGCGTCCGGGACCGCCGGGGACCAGGCCCCGAGCGGTACCGCCGCCCGCTGGTCCACGTTCGTCGAACGGCGGCCCCGGGCCGTCGGAGCCGTGGCGCTGCTGGTGATGGCGGTCCTCGCGCTGCCGGTCCTCTCCCTCCGCCTCGGCGCCACCGACCACGGCAACCACCATGAGAGCACCACCACCCGGAAGGCGTACGACCTGCTCGCCGACGGCTTCGGACCGGGCTTCAACGGCCCGCTCCAGATCGTCGTCGAGGGTGCCAAGCCCGCCGAGGTGACCGCGCTGGCCGAGCGGGCGAAGGCCATGAAGGGGGTCGTACGGGCGGAGGTCGTGCCGGTGCCACCGGGTACGGGGGTCTCGGTGATCGCGGTCGTCCCGGCCACGGCGCCGCAGGACGTGGCGACCTACCGGCTGATCGACGACCTGCGGTCCGACGTCGTCGCACCGTCCGGGCTGACGGGCCATGTCGGCGGAGTGACCGCCGTCTTCAAGGACTTCGCGGAGATCACGACGGACCGGCTGCCGTACTTCGTCGTCACGGTCGTCGGCCTGGGCTGTCTGCTGCTGCTGATCGCGTTCCGCTCGCTGGGCGTACCGCTGCTGGCCGCCGTGATGAACCTGATCGCCGCGGCCGCGTCCTTCGGCGTGCTGGTGGCGGTCTTCCAGTGGGGCTGGGGGTCGGAGCTGATCGGCTTCGGCAAGGAGGGCCCGATCTCCGCCTTCCTCCCCGCGATCATGCTGTCGCTGCTCTTCGGCCTCTCGATGGACTACCAGGTGTTCCTGGTCAGCAGGATGCACGAGGAGTGGGTGCGCACCGGGGACAACGCCCGGGCGGTGCGGACCGGACTCACCGAGACCAGCCGGGTCATCAACTCCGCTGCCCTGATCATGATCTGTGTCTTCGCGGCCTTCGTCTTCAGCGGTGATACGGAGGCCGCGATGGTCGGCGCGGGGCTGGCCGCCGCCGTCGCCCTGGACGCCTTCGTCCTGCGGACGGCCCTGGTCCCGGCCGCCATGCACCTGCTCGGCCGGGCCAACTGGTGGCTGCCCGGCTTCCTCGACCGGATCCTGCCCCACTTCTCCGTGGAGCCGGGGGACCCCGGGGAGAAGCCGGGATCCCCGGTCCCGCGGCCGCGGCCCGGGGAGAAGGGCGACGACGCGGCCACGGCAGCTGAGCCGATGACCGTGGCGGGTGCCGAACGGCGTTAGCGGACGCCCCGGTTCACCGCCGGTGGAGGTGCAGGGGTACGGAGACGGGGGCGCCCGTCTCCGTACCCCCTTGCGCATGTCCTAGGCCCCCGGCTCCCCGTCCTGTACCGCTTCCGTATCCGCTGGGGGCTTCGCGGCCGTCCGCCGCGGGGACTTCTTCCGGTCCGCGGCCTCCCTGCGCGCCGCCACGCCCTGGGCCATCCCCGGCAGCAGGTCCGTCAGCATCTCGTGCATATCGACGACCAGACCCCGGAGTACCCGGAAGCGGGCCAGGACGATGCCCCGCGTGGTCAGCCGCGCCCCCTGGTCCGCCAGCCGCCTGCTCCGCTCGTGGCCGTCGGAGCGGTCGAAGACCCAGCACAGCACCAGGCCCATCTGCGAGAGCCACATCATCTCCGGCAGCAGTTCCCTCAGTTCGGCCGGGACCTTGGTCTTCGCCCCGGCCAGCACCTCGCGGTGGATCGCGATCGCCGCCTCCCGCGCGTCCTCGGACTCCGCGGAGAAGGGGCTGAGCGGGGAGTCGGGATCGGCCGCGTTCTTGAAGAACTGGGCCGCGAACTCGTGGTACGGCTCCGCCACGTCCAGCCAGGCGTTCAGCACTCCCGACAGCCGGGCCGCCAGATCGGTCTCGGTGTCCAGCAGCGGGCGTACGGCGGCCCGGTGCTCGGCCCCGATCCGGTCGTAGAACCCCTGGACCAGGTGCTCCTTGGACGCGTAGTAGTAGTACGCGTTCCCCACCGAGACCCCCGCCTCCTTGGCGATGGCCCGCATCGTGGTCCGGTCGTAACCGCGCTCCTGGAAGAGCCGCAGCGCGGTTTCGAGGATCAGGGTGCGGGTCTGTTCGCTCTTGGGCGCGGTGCTGGGGGAGTTCTTCCGGTCGGTCACGCTGACCGAGCCTAATCGGGCGGCAGGCAGCGGTCGTCACAGGGCGACCCCTCGCCGGACCTCTCGCCCGGGCCCCCGGCCTCGCCCCCGTCCGGTCCGCCGCCCGGTCCGTCGAGCCTGCGGCCGGCCGCCCCCGTGGACTCCCGGTAGGCGGAGGCGGCGAGCACGGCGGCCCGGATGAACGGTTTCCCGGCGGGGGAGGCCAGCCAGGCCGCCTTGTCCCGGTGGTCGGCCAGCGCCCACAGGCAGACCAGGAACGCGGCGTCGTCCGTATAGACCTGCCCGCCGTCCCCGACGACCGTGATCCGGCGCAGGGTGGCCTGGTGGTCGAGGCCGGGGAACAGCTCCCGCGCCAGGGCCGATCCGGCGGGCACCAGGTCCAGCGGTACGAGTTGGCGCTGCCGTACCAGCCAGTCCCGGACATGGGCGCAGAGTCCGCACTCCGCGTCGAAGAGGACGGTGAGCCGGTGGACCGGGACGCCCCGGCCGCCCCCGCGGCTCACCGCTCGGCCGGGGGCGCCGGCGGTCCCCAGCCCATCGGCCGGTTGCCGTACCCCGTCCAGCCCTGGGCGGCGACCGGCGGGACCGAATCGCGCTCCATCAGCCCGCGCCGCCGGATCTTGTTGAGGACGTAGACATTGGTCAGATGCAGCACCCCCAGGGCGAGCAGCACCACACCGAGCTTCACCGACAGGGCGTCGAACAGCTCCCGGGCATCGCGCACCGACCGGCCGATCTTCAGATAGAGGGCGACGAACCCCAGGTTGACCAGGTAGAAGCCGACCACCAGCAGATGGTTGACCGCATCGGCCAGCTTTTCGTCGCCGCCCATCACGTCCGAGAGGAAGATCCGGCCGTTGCGGCTGAGGGTGCGGGCGACCCAGATGGTCAGCGCGACGCTGATGGGCAGGTAGATCAGGTATCCGACGACGTTGAGGTCCATCCCCCGACCTTTCTGAACGTGTTCAAAATTGCCGACGAGGAAAAGGTAGCCCTCTTTTTGAACATGTTCAACGCGGAATGGAGGCTTCCGGAAAGGGGAGTTGGGAACGGCCCGGCGGGAGGGCGCCGGCCGTTCGGAAATGCCCGGGACCGCAGACGCGGGCCCGGGTAGAGTCCGGCCCGATGATCACTTATGACACGACCGGTGCCCCGGGCTCCGGACAGAACATCGTCCTGCTGCACTCCACGGTCTGCGACCGCCGGATGTGGGACGCGCAGTGGGAGACCCTCGCGGCGGCCGGACACCACCTGGTCCGTGGCGACTTCCGCGGCTACGGCAACAGCCCCTGCGCGGACGCGCCCTACAGCGACGCCGAAGACGTACTCGACCTGATGGACGCCGTGGGCATGGACCGGGCCGTCCTGGTCGGCGCCTCCTACGGCGGCCGGACCGCGCTGGAGATCGCCGTCCGGGCCCCCGGCCGGGTCTCCGGCCTGGCCCTGCTCTGCGCCGGGCTGCCCGGAGTCCCGGACAGCCCGGAGATGACCCGCTTCGAGGAGCGGGAGGTCGAACTCGTCGAGCGGGGCGACGTGGAGGAAGGCGCCCTCCTGACCGCCCGGACCTTCCTCGGGCCCGAAGCGGACGAGGCGGCCCTCACGTCCGTGGCGGCGATGCAGGAGCACGCCTACGGGATCCAGCTCGCCTCGGGCACCGAGCACTGGGGCGACGGTGACTACGACCCCGGGGCGCTGACCGCCCTGGACGTCCCCGCCCTGGTGGTCTCCGGCGCCCACGATCTGCCCGAATTCCTGGAGGCGGCGGACCGCCAGACGGCGCTGCTGCCGCTCGCCCGCCGGGAACACCTGCCGTGGGCCGGGCACCTCCCGGGCCTGGAGCGCCCGGACGAGATCACCGCCCTGCTGACGGGATTCCTCGCGGAGACCGCCCGCCGGACGGACTGACGCCCCGGGCCCTTCTCCGGCCCCCGGCCCCGGCCCCGGCCCCGGTCAGATCGCGCTGATCGACCGCGCGTAGTTCACCTGGCTCATGATGTGCTGGAAGGTGTGGGCGTTGTAGGCCGGGACCACCGTGGCATGGTGCAGACCGCCGCCGGTGACGGTGGTCTGGATGTAGCCGGTGGTCTTCTTCTCCTTGATGAGCAGGAGGAACAGCGACAGCAGACAGGTGAAGAGGGCGAGGACGACCGCCAGTGCGATGGCGTACGGCGGGATCTTCTCCTCCGTCCGGGACATGTCCGTGACGTTCCAGACCGAGCCCCGCAGCGGCATGTTCCCCGACGGAGTGACGACCGTGTCGTGCAGGACCGTGATGTCACCGATCGACACCAGGGGCACCCCGGCGCCCGCCATCCCCGCGGCGGCCGTTCCGGCACCCGCGGCCGGCCCGGCCGGAACCGGCATACCCGGCTGCGTCGGGTCGTAGCCGAAGGGGCCCGGATAGCCGTAGCCGGGTGCGGGATAGCCGTAGGCCGGCGTACCGGGCGGGGTGTCGGGACCCCACTGGTACTCCGGCTCGCCCGAGACGGGCGCCGGGCCGGGGTACGACTGCGGATCCGGGACCGTGCCCGGGTGCTGGTTCGGATCGGGCAGGTTCATGTCCGGTTCCCCGCTTCCCAGTGTTCGACTCGGTAGGAATCCTCCCAGGGCCTCCCCTCCGGGTGAAGGCCGTCCGGGCAACATCCGGGACATTTCCGGGACGGGTACGACGGAAGAGGTACGACGGGCCCGCCTCGCCCCGCCCCGACCGCCCCGGACCGGGACGCGGCGGAGGCCCCGTACCGCCCGCGGAAACGGGGGTACGGGGCCTCCGGCCCAACACGCTGTCAGTAGCGGCGGGTGATCAGCGCCCGCTTCACTTCCTGAATCGCCTTGGTGACCTCGATACCGCGCGGACAGGCGTCCGTGCAGTTGAAGGTCGTACGGCAGCGCCAGACGCCGTCCTTGTCGTTGAGGATCTCCAGCCGCTGCTCCCCGGCCTCGTCACGCGAGTCGAAGATGAAGCGGTGCGCGTTGACGATCGCCGCCGGGCCGAAGTACTGCCCGTCGTTCCAGAACACCGGGCACGACGTGGTGCAGGCCGCGCACAGGATGCACTTGGTGGTGTCGTCGAAGCGCTCCCGGTCCTCGGCGGACTGGCGCCGCTCCCGGGTGGGCTCGTTCCCCTTGGTGATCAAGAACGGCAAGACGTCCCGGTACGCCTGGAAGAACGGCTCCATGTCCACGACCAGGTCCTTGAGGACCGTCAGGCCCTTGATGGCCTCGACCGTGATCGGCTTCTCCGGGTTGATGTCCTTGATCAGCGTCTTGCAGGCGAGCCTGTTCTTGCCGTTGATCCGCATCGCGTCGGAACCGCAGATGCCGTGGGCGCACGACCGGCGGAACGTCAGCGTGCCGTCGAGGTCCCACTTGATCTTGTGGAGCCCGTCGAGGACCCGCTCCTTGGGGTCGATCTCCAGCTCGAAGTCCTCCCAGACCGCGTGCTCGGAGATCTCCGGGTTGAACCGGCGGATCCGGAACGTGACGGTGATGAGGTCCGAGGAGGCGGCCGCCTCCGCCTCCACCTTGTCCAGGGTCGGGGTAGCCATCAGTACTTACGCTCCATCGGCTGGTAGCGGGTCTGGACGACCGGCTTGTAGTCGAGCCGGACGGTCTCGGAGCCGTCCTCGCCGACCTCGCGGTACGCCATGGTGTGACGCATGAAGTTGACGTCGTCGCGGTTGGGGTAGTCCTCGCGGTAGTGACCGCCGCGGGACTCCTTGCGCGCCAGCGCGGACACGGCCATGACCTCGGCCAGCTCCAGCAGGTTGCCCAGCTCCACGGCCTCCAGCAGATCCGTGTTGAAGCGCTTGCCCTTGTCCTGGACGGACACGTTCTTGTAGCGCTCGCGCAGCTCGGCGATCTTCTCGACGGCCGTCTTGATGGTCTGCTCGGTGCGGAACACCATGACGTTGGCGTCCATGGTCTCCTGCAGCTCGCGGCGGATGTCCGCGACCCGCTCGTTGCCCGTGGACTCGCGCAGGCTCTCGACCAGGCCCTCGACGAACGAGGCCGGGTTCTCCGGCAGCTCGACGAAGTCGGCCTTCGCCGAGTACTCGGCGGCGGCGATGCCGGAGCGGCGCCCGAAGACGTTGATGTCGAGCAGCGAGTTGGTGCCCAGCCGGTTGGCGCCGTGCACGGAGACGCAGGCGACCTCGCCGGCGGCGTACAGGCCCGGAACGACGGTGGTGTTGTCGGCCAGCACCTCGCCCTCGACGTTGGTCGGGATGCCGCCCATCGCGTAGTGCGCGGTCGGCTGGATCGGAATCGGGTCCGTGTAGGGCTCGATACCGAGGTAGGTCCGCGCGAACTCCGTGATGTCGGGCAGCTTGGCGTCGAGCTGCTCCGGCGGGAGGTGCGTCAGGTCGAGGTAGACGTGGTCGCCCTCGGGACCGCAGCCGCGGCCCTCGCGGATCTCCGTGTAGATGGAGCGGGAGACCACGTCGCGGGAGGCGAGGTCCTTCATGACGGGCGCGTACTTCTCCATGAAGCGCTCGCCGTCCTTGTTGCGCAGGATGCCGCCCTCACCGCGGGCGCCCTCCGTGAGCAGGATGCCCATGCGCCAGATGCCCGTCGGGTGGAACTGGAAGAACTCCATGTCCTCCAGCGGCAGCCCGCGCCGGTAGCAGGCCGCCTGGCCGTCGCCGGTGAGGGTGTGCGCATTGGAGGTCACCTTGAAGAACTTGCCGGTGCCGCCGGAGGCGTAGATCACGGCCTTCGCCTGGAAGATGTGGATCTCGCCGGTCGCCAGCTCGTAGGCCACCACACCGGCGGAGTGCTTGACCCCGTCGACCTCGGTGATGAGCTGGTCGAGCACGTAGAACTCGTTGAAGAACTCCACGCCCTCCTTGACGCAGTTCTGGTACAGCGTCTGGAGGATCATGTGGCCGGTGCGGTCCGCGGCATAGCAGGACCGGCGGACCGGGGCCTCGCCGTGGTTGCGGGAGTGCCCGCCGAAGCGGCGCTGGTCGATGGTGCCGTCCGGGGTCCGGTTGAACGGCAGGCCCATCTTCTCCAGGTCGAGGACGGCGTCGATGGCCTCCTTCGCCAGGATCTCGGCGGCGTCCTGGTCGACCAGGTAGTCACCGCCCTTGACCGTGTCGAAGGTGTGCCACTCCCAGTTGTCCTCCTCCACGTTCGCCAGCGCGGCGGCCATACCGCCCTGCGCGGCGCCCGTGTGGGAGCGGGTGGGGTAGAGCTTGGTCAGCACCGCCGTACGGCTGCGCTTGGTGGCCTCGATGGCCGCGCGCATGCCCGCGCCACCGGCGCCGACGATGACGGTGTCGTACTTGTGGATCTTCATGAGGTGTCGTCAGCCCCGGCTCTAGCGGATGTTCGGGTCGAAGGTGAAGATCACCAGCGTGCCCAGCAGGATGGTGAACACCGTGGCGGTGTACAGCAGGCCCTTGAGCCACAGTCGCGTGTTCGGGCGCTCGGCGTAGTCGTTGATGACGGTACGCAGGCCGTTGGCGCCGTGCAGCATCGCGAGCCAGAGCATCAGCAGGTCCCAGACCTGCCAGAACGGGGACGCCCAGCGGCCCGCGACAAACGCGAAGCCGATCTTGGAGACGCCGCCGTCGAGGACCAGCTGGATGATCAGGTGGCCGATGACCAGGACGACGAGCACCACGCCGGACAGGCGCATGAACAGCCAGGCGGCCATCTCGAAGTTGCCGCGGGTGGAGCGCGGGGTCCGGCCGGTCCGCTTGCGCGGCGGCTCGATGAGCGGCGCCGGGTTGTCGACGTCGTATCCGTCGGACTGCGGACCCGTCTCGACGGGACCGATCGCGGAAGAGGTGTCAGCAGACATACCGGCGTCAGCCTCCGAAGACTTCGCGTGCGGCGTGACCGAGGACGGGGTACAGGGCGCCCGCCATCAGCACGATCCAGATGCCCATCACGGTCCAGAGCATCTGCTTCTGGTAGCGCGGACCCTTCGACCAGAAGTCCACGGCGATGACCCGGAGGCCGTTGAGCGCGTGGAAGAGGACGGCGGCCACCAGGCCGTATTCGAGCAGGGCGACGATCGGCGTCTTGTAGACGGCTACGACCTTGTCGTAGTCCTCTGGCGAGACGCGGACGAGAGCGGTGTCCAGCACATGAACGAACAGGAAGAAGAAGATGAGGACGCCGGTGACTCGATGAGCCACCCAGGACCACATTCCTTCCCGGCCGCGGTACAGCGTTCCAGCCGGCACGGAAGAACCCTCCGGGAGCGGGGACTGGGGCCTGCCGGCTTGGGTTGTCGGTCTGGCCCGGCCGGGTACGGTCCACCGGCCCCGGCCATCGTAGCGACGCTTTGTCGGTTCGTTCGCGCGGGGTCCTCCGGTGTGATCAAACCGGCAATCAAAGAGCCACGGACGGACTACGCCGACGGGGGGTGCGGGACGGTCCCGGAAGCCCTCTCCGGACGGGCGGCCGGGGGCGCGGGGCGGTGCCGGACGGCGGGCTGCCGGGCGGCTTCGGTCCGGTCGGGCGGAGTGCGGCCGTCCGGGGGAGGGGCGCGGATGGGCTGGGGATTTACCGGGCTTAACAGGCTTACCGGGCCTGGTTCGGGCTGCTCGGCGGGGTCACGGGTTCCCCGGGCGCGGCGGATCCACCGGACTCACGGGACTCATCGGACTCAAGGCACTCATCGGACTGACGCGACTCACCGGGTGCGGCGGCCCGGCACCGCGGGACCGCTCCACGGCCGCGGCTCCGGTTCCGTACCTCCGGCGGCGAGCTGCCGCAGCCGGGCCCGGGCGAGTCTGCGGAGCTGCTCGGCCGCGATCTCCCGCTCGTGCTCCGGTTCATGGGTCAGGCGGAGCCGGATGCCCGCGAGGACCTGGTCCACCTGCTCGTCCGGCCGGTAGCCGTCGAGGCTGATCACGAACGTGTGCCCGAATCTGGTCTCGTAGGCGTCCTGGGCGGCGGCCAGCGCCATCAGGACGTGCGGCCCCGGGGCGGCGTCCGGATGCGGGCCGGTGGGGTACTCGTCGGCCAGCGCCTCGGTCAGATCGCCGGGTCCGAGGTCGTAACTCGCCTCGTCGGCGGCGGCCAGCAGGGCCCCGGTGTCCGGGTACGGGCGGTGGGCGGCCACCCGCTCGGCCCAGCGGGTGCTGCCGCAGCAGGCGAGCAGCGCGGCGACGGCCTCCTCCTGCGGCGCCTGGTTGAGCCGGGTCACCCCCGGTGCGGTCCGGCGCCCGTCCGGCGCGCTCTCCGGTGGCCGTACGCCCCCGGCCGTCCGAATCTGGTGCGGAGCGCCGCCCGTGCCCCGGGACGCCCCGGTGTCCCGCGGTCCGCCCGCGGCCCGGGGGCTGCCGGTGGCCTGGGCGGGTAAGACCGCCCGGGGCCCCCGCAGGGCATCCGGCAGACCGGTCCCGGTTTCGGCGTCGCTGAACAGCGTGGGCTCCTCGGGGCGGAGAACGGCAGGGGGTGCCGTGAGCGTCATCGAGTGCTGGTGAGGGAGGGGCGAATGGGACACAACGCTATCCAGGTGTACGAGTGGACGTCCGACGGATGCGCGATTTTCACCCGGACGGGAGGGTTTCAGACCATGTGATGGACGGAACATGGGCAGATCTTGACGCTCCTGACTGAATGGACGACGACGAATGAACGGCCGTGGCGTGCACGGGCGACGGAGCGGCTGAGCGGGGTACGGACGGACGAGGCAGGAGGCGGCGGAGTGATAGGCAACGCGGGAGCCCCACGGATACGCGGCACGGCCCTCGGGGCCGTACTCCTCACCCTCGCCCTGGGCGGGTGCACGGAATCCGGAACAGCCGGCCCGGACTCCGGTACCGGAACCGCACGGACCTCCGCTTCACCGGTCTCCTCGCCGACGGTGCCGGGGCCGCCGTCGCCCGGTACGG
Encoded proteins:
- a CDS encoding sensor histidine kinase; its protein translation is MRTGPEEDQWERIQHPARVRGWAAGRRPGRGRAGAGRDWRHSLRTQLTKVTLCLLLIGVVVATGVSLLAMQHYLLQRVDQELMAGREAILSTGLTQAEIESFQEMSTLLEHVAGAGKSSSLLPVPNTVLVALDPGLRPTKFARHPPTGRQLDLAAAVQDPAGLAAEKKVVGVEVAGADYRVVAARLPDDSLLLFASDVESLKDATRRALKVDAAAGAVLLVLLALATMMSTKHLVRPLEHMVETASAIAEGDLTRRVPPGRHPVGEIEQLRTALNAMLHQVESAFETRERSAAQLRQFVADASHELRTPLSSIRGYLQLHERGMLRAPEDRTRALSRMHTEADRMAKLVEELLMLARLDQRPEVRFGPVDLGRLAHDAAGDLRAQQPLRPVTVAAAGGAVVLGDEPSLRQLVGNLLVNVRVHTPDGTPVRVTAGPGPDGTVRLVVADDGPGMAPADAERIFDRFFRAGTGGPGSGLGMSIVAAVAEVHGGTVRIRTAPGAGLAVTVTLPAAPAPALFDEGPARR
- a CDS encoding response regulator transcription factor produces the protein MNAQRTGAVGGATVLVLEDEPGIADVLSIALRHHGFAVMAAGSLRQARQLTERTRPDAALLDVMLPDGDGRTFGGELRARCPETAVLFLTARDASAEIVGALRYGDDYITKPFNVDEVVARIGAVLRRTRPADLLPVPPPLRYRDLELDETTYTVRRGDLTVRLTPTEYALLRFLVRNAGRVVPKEQLLRHVWQYEHPAESTVVETYISYLRRKLAPLGPPLITTRRGLGYGLA
- a CDS encoding MMPL family transporter, producing MESLARWCYRHRLVVLVLWVVALLGPGVLSSMKGSDYTNDFSLPDTDSRRAYDLMVSAFPHASGDPTTIVWRTDEGSARDPEVRGKLEPVLTEIAGMKGIGRVVSPYTPAGANAISADGRSAYATVVFTERAEQVPKELVEAVMERAEDARGDGLRVELGGQPIVHAAGPPGGTAELVGIVAAAIVLFLAFGSLFAMLLPLVTALFGVGIGLILTGLISNGTELATVAPLIGSLVGLGVGIDYALFIVTRHRRGLLNGRSPEESAVTALNTSGRAVLFAGATVCIALAGMLVTGIGFLNGIVIAASLTVVLSVLAAVTLLPALLGLLGIRVLSRKQRRALQNTAAAGAPPASGTAGDQAPSGTAARWSTFVERRPRAVGAVALLVMAVLALPVLSLRLGATDHGNHHESTTTRKAYDLLADGFGPGFNGPLQIVVEGAKPAEVTALAERAKAMKGVVRAEVVPVPPGTGVSVIAVVPATAPQDVATYRLIDDLRSDVVAPSGLTGHVGGVTAVFKDFAEITTDRLPYFVVTVVGLGCLLLLIAFRSLGVPLLAAVMNLIAAAASFGVLVAVFQWGWGSELIGFGKEGPISAFLPAIMLSLLFGLSMDYQVFLVSRMHEEWVRTGDNARAVRTGLTETSRVINSAALIMICVFAAFVFSGDTEAAMVGAGLAAAVALDAFVLRTALVPAAMHLLGRANWWLPGFLDRILPHFSVEPGDPGEKPGSPVPRPRPGEKGDDAATAAEPMTVAGAERR
- a CDS encoding TetR/AcrR family transcriptional regulator, giving the protein MTDRKNSPSTAPKSEQTRTLILETALRLFQERGYDRTTMRAIAKEAGVSVGNAYYYYASKEHLVQGFYDRIGAEHRAAVRPLLDTETDLAARLSGVLNAWLDVAEPYHEFAAQFFKNAADPDSPLSPFSAESEDAREAAIAIHREVLAGAKTKVPAELRELLPEMMWLSQMGLVLCWVFDRSDGHERSRRLADQGARLTTRGIVLARFRVLRGLVVDMHEMLTDLLPGMAQGVAARREAADRKKSPRRTAAKPPADTEAVQDGEPGA
- a CDS encoding thiol-disulfide oxidoreductase DCC family protein codes for the protein MSRGGGRGVPVHRLTVLFDAECGLCAHVRDWLVRQRQLVPLDLVPAGSALARELFPGLDHQATLRRITVVGDGGQVYTDDAAFLVCLWALADHRDKAAWLASPAGKPFIRAAVLAASAYRESTGAAGRRLDGPGGGPDGGEAGGPGERSGEGSPCDDRCLPPD
- a CDS encoding alpha/beta fold hydrolase codes for the protein MITYDTTGAPGSGQNIVLLHSTVCDRRMWDAQWETLAAAGHHLVRGDFRGYGNSPCADAPYSDAEDVLDLMDAVGMDRAVLVGASYGGRTALEIAVRAPGRVSGLALLCAGLPGVPDSPEMTRFEEREVELVERGDVEEGALLTARTFLGPEADEAALTSVAAMQEHAYGIQLASGTEHWGDGDYDPGALTALDVPALVVSGAHDLPEFLEAADRQTALLPLARREHLPWAGHLPGLERPDEITALLTGFLAETARRTD
- a CDS encoding succinate dehydrogenase iron-sulfur subunit, with protein sequence MATPTLDKVEAEAAASSDLITVTFRIRRFNPEISEHAVWEDFELEIDPKERVLDGLHKIKWDLDGTLTFRRSCAHGICGSDAMRINGKNRLACKTLIKDINPEKPITVEAIKGLTVLKDLVVDMEPFFQAYRDVLPFLITKGNEPTRERRQSAEDRERFDDTTKCILCAACTTSCPVFWNDGQYFGPAAIVNAHRFIFDSRDEAGEQRLEILNDKDGVWRCRTTFNCTDACPRGIEVTKAIQEVKRALITRRY